Proteins from one Danaus plexippus chromosome 2, MEX_DaPlex, whole genome shotgun sequence genomic window:
- the LOC116765259 gene encoding F-box/WD repeat-containing protein 5-like isoform X6 — protein sequence MAREYKGNLNHYDLNSDRRPWQGQGEDEACTAVVLRCVFCHLPARDLWRCGGVSQSWRRASLDDVLWRRLLLPNATPQLLRSLRQKVIKKTLDENGAIPCCWRKEYYRSIVQWRRSALSASDVHSASLISASLHSSNLYLALVDEDIQLTVWENINENMELNSLQNISKWVVRWGGIVTTSWTKVGQVQWAPSTRRLLVMGQLALTDRSELLVLEFSEEWKKTTICRSSCGSSGGCWVDDTSFLALQLQWLAPGIACTTVWLTAASQETQSEHIGVTTPLMRIYNEASTQVTHVSTITVPTNECAWFQKELDVEIDKITEPTTSYYRALHPKCDKAEKSSRLLVVACGAAGSVRGEANAVQAWILPRALTLPRVSVQDALSERLHRHRQRALLPPEPDEPPDEQTIRALCSPPSAVCNLFAQIFGFTFHPRGRSVSLFTGTTPTPPCTSPHDPVRALTATTLFLWAAGPPLCACGP from the exons ATGGCGCGTGAATATAAAGGCAATCTAAATCATTATGATCTAAATAGTGACCGAAGACCGTGGCAGGGTCAAGGCGAAGACGAGGCTTGCACCGCCGTGGTTTTGCGCTGCGTGTTTTGTCATCTCCCTGCGCGAGATCTCTGGCGGTGCGGTGGCGTGAGTCAATCTTGGCGGCGTGCGTCTCTCGATGACGTTCTTTGGAGACGTCTCCTGCTACCTAATGCTACTCCCCAACTTTTACGATCTCTTAGACAAAaggtgataaaaaaaactttagatGAAAAcg GGGCCATTCCATGTTGTTGGCGGAAAGAGTATTATCGTTCGATAGTACAGTGGCGTCGATCTGCACTGAGCGCCTCCGATGTGCACTCTGCATCATTGATCTCAGCTTCATTACATTCTTCTAACCTCTATCTCGCACTAGTCGATGAAGACATTCAACTAACA GTTTGGgagaatataaatgagaaCATGGAATTAAACagtttacaaaacatttctaAGTGGGTTGTCCGTTGGGGAGGAATAGTCACCACATCGTGGACCAAGGTAGGACAGGTGCAATGGGCTCCGAGCACCCGCCGTCTACTAGTCATGGGACAACTAGCACTCACCGACCGCAGCGAGTTGCTCGTTCTTGAATTTAGTG AAGAATGGAAGAAAACGACTATCTGTAGGAGTTCGTGCGGGTCGAGCGGTGGCTGCTGGGTGGACGACACCTCATTTCTGGCACTACAACTACAGTGGTTAGCGCCCGGTATCGCTTGTACCACTGTATGGCTTACGGCCGCTTCACAG GAAACACAATCCGAACATATAGGTGTCACCACACCATTGATGCGAATTTATAACGAAGCATCTACACAAGTAAC ACATGTGTCAACCATCACGGTACCGACTAATGAATGCGCGTGGTTCCAAAAAGAGTTAGATGTTGAAATTGACAAAATCACCGAGCCAACAACTTCTTACTATCGAGCGCTACATCCG AAATGTGATAAAGCAGAAAAGTCGTCCCGATTACTGGTAGTGGCGTGTGGAGCGGCGGGTAGTGTGCGGGGCGAAGCGAATGCGGTTCAGGCCTGGATATTGCCGCGTGCTCTCACCCTCCCCCGGGTGAGTGTCCAAGACGCTCTCTCCGAGCGTCTTCACCGTCACCGCCAGAGGGCGCTTCTCCCACCTGAACCTGACGAACCTCCCGATGAACAAACCATTCGAGCACTCTGTTCTCCACCTTCAGCCGTTTGTAACCTATTCGCTCAAATCTTCGGATTCACTTTTCATCCTAG GGGGCGCAGCGTGTCTCTCTTTACCGGGACTACTCCCACTCCTCCATGTACCTCACCACATGACCCGGTCCGAGCTCTCACTGCCACCACACTAT TCCTTTGGGCCGCGGGTCCCCCCTTGTGTGCGTGTGGTCCGTGA
- the LOC116765259 gene encoding F-box/WD repeat-containing protein 5-like isoform X3 — protein sequence MAREYKGNLNHYDLNSDRRPWQGQGEDEACTAVVLRCVFCHLPARDLWRCGGVSQSWRRASLDDVLWRRLLLPNATPQLLRSLRQKVIKKTLDENGAIPCCWRKEYYRSIVQWRRSALSASDVHSASLISASLHSSNLYLALVDEDIQLTVWENINENMELNSLQNISKWVVRWGGIVTTSWTKVGQVQWAPSTRRLLVMGQLALTDRSELLVLEFSEEWKKTTICRSSCGSSGGCWVDDTSFLALQLQWLAPGIACTTVWLTAASQETQSEHIGVTTPLMRIYNEASTQVTHVSTITVPTNECAWFQKELDVEIDKITEPTTSYYRALHPKCDKAEKSSRLLVVACGAAGSVRGEANAVQAWILPRALTLPRVSVQDALSERLHRHRQRALLPPEPDEPPDEQTIRALCSPPSAVCNLFAQIFGFTFHPRGGCMWVTTAGGAACLSLPGLLPLLHVPHHMTRSELSLPPHYVMPTVDDYYFISPLGRGSPLVCVWSVMSATRGPSLCHESPALAALLLPPSNNIHSLLVLTSEELFVWKTLIN from the exons ATGGCGCGTGAATATAAAGGCAATCTAAATCATTATGATCTAAATAGTGACCGAAGACCGTGGCAGGGTCAAGGCGAAGACGAGGCTTGCACCGCCGTGGTTTTGCGCTGCGTGTTTTGTCATCTCCCTGCGCGAGATCTCTGGCGGTGCGGTGGCGTGAGTCAATCTTGGCGGCGTGCGTCTCTCGATGACGTTCTTTGGAGACGTCTCCTGCTACCTAATGCTACTCCCCAACTTTTACGATCTCTTAGACAAAaggtgataaaaaaaactttagatGAAAAcg GGGCCATTCCATGTTGTTGGCGGAAAGAGTATTATCGTTCGATAGTACAGTGGCGTCGATCTGCACTGAGCGCCTCCGATGTGCACTCTGCATCATTGATCTCAGCTTCATTACATTCTTCTAACCTCTATCTCGCACTAGTCGATGAAGACATTCAACTAACA GTTTGGgagaatataaatgagaaCATGGAATTAAACagtttacaaaacatttctaAGTGGGTTGTCCGTTGGGGAGGAATAGTCACCACATCGTGGACCAAGGTAGGACAGGTGCAATGGGCTCCGAGCACCCGCCGTCTACTAGTCATGGGACAACTAGCACTCACCGACCGCAGCGAGTTGCTCGTTCTTGAATTTAGTG AAGAATGGAAGAAAACGACTATCTGTAGGAGTTCGTGCGGGTCGAGCGGTGGCTGCTGGGTGGACGACACCTCATTTCTGGCACTACAACTACAGTGGTTAGCGCCCGGTATCGCTTGTACCACTGTATGGCTTACGGCCGCTTCACAG GAAACACAATCCGAACATATAGGTGTCACCACACCATTGATGCGAATTTATAACGAAGCATCTACACAAGTAAC ACATGTGTCAACCATCACGGTACCGACTAATGAATGCGCGTGGTTCCAAAAAGAGTTAGATGTTGAAATTGACAAAATCACCGAGCCAACAACTTCTTACTATCGAGCGCTACATCCG AAATGTGATAAAGCAGAAAAGTCGTCCCGATTACTGGTAGTGGCGTGTGGAGCGGCGGGTAGTGTGCGGGGCGAAGCGAATGCGGTTCAGGCCTGGATATTGCCGCGTGCTCTCACCCTCCCCCGGGTGAGTGTCCAAGACGCTCTCTCCGAGCGTCTTCACCGTCACCGCCAGAGGGCGCTTCTCCCACCTGAACCTGACGAACCTCCCGATGAACAAACCATTCGAGCACTCTGTTCTCCACCTTCAGCCGTTTGTAACCTATTCGCTCAAATCTTCGGATTCACTTTTCATCCTAG agGGGGTTGTATGTGGGTGACCACGGCAGGGGGCGCAGCGTGTCTCTCTTTACCGGGACTACTCCCACTCCTCCATGTACCTCACCACATGACCCGGTCCGAGCTCTCACTGCCACCACACTATGTAATGCCCACAGTTGACGATTACTATTTCATATC TCCTTTGGGCCGCGGGTCCCCCCTTGTGTGCGTGTGGTCCGTGATGAGCGCCACTCGTGGCCCGTCCCTCTGCCACGAGTCTCCAGCGCTGGCTGCTCTGCTCCTACCTCCCTCCAACAACATCCACTCCTTGCTCGTACTCACGAGCGAGGAGCTCTTT GTATGGAAAACTCTTATTAACTGa
- the LOC116765259 gene encoding F-box/WD repeat-containing protein 5-like isoform X5, which produces MAREYKGNLNHYDLNSDRRPWQGQGEDEACTAVVLRCVFCHLPARDLWRCGGVSQSWRRASLDDVLWRRLLLPNATPQLLRSLRQKVIKKTLDENGAIPCCWRKEYYRSIVQWRRSALSASDVHSASLISASLHSSNLYLALVDEDIQLTVWENINENMELNSLQNISKWVVRWGGIVTTSWTKVGQVQWAPSTRRLLVMGQLALTDRSELLVLEFSEEWKKTTICRSSCGSSGGCWVDDTSFLALQLQWLAPGIACTTVWLTAASQETQSEHIGVTTPLMRIYNEASTQVTHVSTITVPTNECAWFQKELDVEIDKITEPTTSYYRALHPKCDKAEKSSRLLVVACGAAGSVRGEANAVQAWILPRALTLPRVSVQDALSERLHRHRQRALLPPEPDEPPDEQTIRALCSPPSAVCNLFAQIFGFTFHPRGGCMWVTTAGGAACLSLPGLLPLLHVPHHMTRSELSLPPHYSFGPRVPPCVRVVRDERHSWPVPLPRVSSAGCSAPTSLQQHPLLARTHERGALCENK; this is translated from the exons ATGGCGCGTGAATATAAAGGCAATCTAAATCATTATGATCTAAATAGTGACCGAAGACCGTGGCAGGGTCAAGGCGAAGACGAGGCTTGCACCGCCGTGGTTTTGCGCTGCGTGTTTTGTCATCTCCCTGCGCGAGATCTCTGGCGGTGCGGTGGCGTGAGTCAATCTTGGCGGCGTGCGTCTCTCGATGACGTTCTTTGGAGACGTCTCCTGCTACCTAATGCTACTCCCCAACTTTTACGATCTCTTAGACAAAaggtgataaaaaaaactttagatGAAAAcg GGGCCATTCCATGTTGTTGGCGGAAAGAGTATTATCGTTCGATAGTACAGTGGCGTCGATCTGCACTGAGCGCCTCCGATGTGCACTCTGCATCATTGATCTCAGCTTCATTACATTCTTCTAACCTCTATCTCGCACTAGTCGATGAAGACATTCAACTAACA GTTTGGgagaatataaatgagaaCATGGAATTAAACagtttacaaaacatttctaAGTGGGTTGTCCGTTGGGGAGGAATAGTCACCACATCGTGGACCAAGGTAGGACAGGTGCAATGGGCTCCGAGCACCCGCCGTCTACTAGTCATGGGACAACTAGCACTCACCGACCGCAGCGAGTTGCTCGTTCTTGAATTTAGTG AAGAATGGAAGAAAACGACTATCTGTAGGAGTTCGTGCGGGTCGAGCGGTGGCTGCTGGGTGGACGACACCTCATTTCTGGCACTACAACTACAGTGGTTAGCGCCCGGTATCGCTTGTACCACTGTATGGCTTACGGCCGCTTCACAG GAAACACAATCCGAACATATAGGTGTCACCACACCATTGATGCGAATTTATAACGAAGCATCTACACAAGTAAC ACATGTGTCAACCATCACGGTACCGACTAATGAATGCGCGTGGTTCCAAAAAGAGTTAGATGTTGAAATTGACAAAATCACCGAGCCAACAACTTCTTACTATCGAGCGCTACATCCG AAATGTGATAAAGCAGAAAAGTCGTCCCGATTACTGGTAGTGGCGTGTGGAGCGGCGGGTAGTGTGCGGGGCGAAGCGAATGCGGTTCAGGCCTGGATATTGCCGCGTGCTCTCACCCTCCCCCGGGTGAGTGTCCAAGACGCTCTCTCCGAGCGTCTTCACCGTCACCGCCAGAGGGCGCTTCTCCCACCTGAACCTGACGAACCTCCCGATGAACAAACCATTCGAGCACTCTGTTCTCCACCTTCAGCCGTTTGTAACCTATTCGCTCAAATCTTCGGATTCACTTTTCATCCTAG agGGGGTTGTATGTGGGTGACCACGGCAGGGGGCGCAGCGTGTCTCTCTTTACCGGGACTACTCCCACTCCTCCATGTACCTCACCACATGACCCGGTCCGAGCTCTCACTGCCACCACACTAT TCCTTTGGGCCGCGGGTCCCCCCTTGTGTGCGTGTGGTCCGTGATGAGCGCCACTCGTGGCCCGTCCCTCTGCCACGAGTCTCCAGCGCTGGCTGCTCTGCTCCTACCTCCCTCCAACAACATCCACTCCTTGCTCGTACTCACGAGCGAGGAGCTCTTTgtgagaataaataa
- the LOC116765259 gene encoding F-box/WD repeat-containing protein 5-like isoform X4, producing the protein MAREYKGNLNHYDLNSDRRPWQGQGEDEACTAVVLRCVFCHLPARDLWRCGGVSQSWRRASLDDVLWRRLLLPNATPQLLRSLRQKVIKKTLDENGAIPCCWRKEYYRSIVQWRRSALSASDVHSASLISASLHSSNLYLALVDEDIQLTVWENINENMELNSLQNISKWVVRWGGIVTTSWTKVGQVQWAPSTRRLLVMGQLALTDRSELLVLEFSEEWKKTTICRSSCGSSGGCWVDDTSFLALQLQWLAPGIACTTVWLTAASQETQSEHIGVTTPLMRIYNEASTQVTHVSTITVPTNECAWFQKELDVEIDKITEPTTSYYRALHPKCDKAEKSSRLLVVACGAAGSVRGEANAVQAWILPRALTLPRVSVQDALSERLHRHRQRALLPPEPDEPPDEQTIRALCSPPSAVCNLFAQIFGFTFHPRGGCMWVTTAGGAACLSLPGLLPLLHVPHHMTRSELSLPPHYSFGPRVPPCVRVVRDERHSWPVPLPRVSSAGCSAPTSLQQHPLLARTHERGALCMENSY; encoded by the exons ATGGCGCGTGAATATAAAGGCAATCTAAATCATTATGATCTAAATAGTGACCGAAGACCGTGGCAGGGTCAAGGCGAAGACGAGGCTTGCACCGCCGTGGTTTTGCGCTGCGTGTTTTGTCATCTCCCTGCGCGAGATCTCTGGCGGTGCGGTGGCGTGAGTCAATCTTGGCGGCGTGCGTCTCTCGATGACGTTCTTTGGAGACGTCTCCTGCTACCTAATGCTACTCCCCAACTTTTACGATCTCTTAGACAAAaggtgataaaaaaaactttagatGAAAAcg GGGCCATTCCATGTTGTTGGCGGAAAGAGTATTATCGTTCGATAGTACAGTGGCGTCGATCTGCACTGAGCGCCTCCGATGTGCACTCTGCATCATTGATCTCAGCTTCATTACATTCTTCTAACCTCTATCTCGCACTAGTCGATGAAGACATTCAACTAACA GTTTGGgagaatataaatgagaaCATGGAATTAAACagtttacaaaacatttctaAGTGGGTTGTCCGTTGGGGAGGAATAGTCACCACATCGTGGACCAAGGTAGGACAGGTGCAATGGGCTCCGAGCACCCGCCGTCTACTAGTCATGGGACAACTAGCACTCACCGACCGCAGCGAGTTGCTCGTTCTTGAATTTAGTG AAGAATGGAAGAAAACGACTATCTGTAGGAGTTCGTGCGGGTCGAGCGGTGGCTGCTGGGTGGACGACACCTCATTTCTGGCACTACAACTACAGTGGTTAGCGCCCGGTATCGCTTGTACCACTGTATGGCTTACGGCCGCTTCACAG GAAACACAATCCGAACATATAGGTGTCACCACACCATTGATGCGAATTTATAACGAAGCATCTACACAAGTAAC ACATGTGTCAACCATCACGGTACCGACTAATGAATGCGCGTGGTTCCAAAAAGAGTTAGATGTTGAAATTGACAAAATCACCGAGCCAACAACTTCTTACTATCGAGCGCTACATCCG AAATGTGATAAAGCAGAAAAGTCGTCCCGATTACTGGTAGTGGCGTGTGGAGCGGCGGGTAGTGTGCGGGGCGAAGCGAATGCGGTTCAGGCCTGGATATTGCCGCGTGCTCTCACCCTCCCCCGGGTGAGTGTCCAAGACGCTCTCTCCGAGCGTCTTCACCGTCACCGCCAGAGGGCGCTTCTCCCACCTGAACCTGACGAACCTCCCGATGAACAAACCATTCGAGCACTCTGTTCTCCACCTTCAGCCGTTTGTAACCTATTCGCTCAAATCTTCGGATTCACTTTTCATCCTAG agGGGGTTGTATGTGGGTGACCACGGCAGGGGGCGCAGCGTGTCTCTCTTTACCGGGACTACTCCCACTCCTCCATGTACCTCACCACATGACCCGGTCCGAGCTCTCACTGCCACCACACTAT TCCTTTGGGCCGCGGGTCCCCCCTTGTGTGCGTGTGGTCCGTGATGAGCGCCACTCGTGGCCCGTCCCTCTGCCACGAGTCTCCAGCGCTGGCTGCTCTGCTCCTACCTCCCTCCAACAACATCCACTCCTTGCTCGTACTCACGAGCGAGGAGCTCTTT GTATGGAAAACTCTTATTAA
- the LOC116765259 gene encoding F-box/WD repeat-containing protein 5-like isoform X7 — MAREYKGNLNHYDLNSDRRPWQGQGEDEACTAVVLRCVFCHLPARDLWRCGGVSQSWRRASLDDVLWRRLLLPNATPQLLRSLRQKVIKKTLDENGAIPCCWRKEYYRSIVQWRRSALSASDVHSASLISASLHSSNLYLALVDEDIQLTVWENINENMELNSLQNISKWVVRWGGIVTTSWTKVGQVQWAPSTRRLLVMGQLALTDRSELLVLEFSEEWKKTTICRSSCGSSGGCWVDDTSFLALQLQWLAPGIACTTVWLTAASQETQSEHIGVTTPLMRIYNEASTQVTHVSTITVPTNECAWFQKELDVEIDKITEPTTSYYRALHPKCDKAEKSSRLLVVACGAAGSVRGEANAVQAWILPRALTLPRVSVQDALSERLHRHRQRALLPPEPDEPPDEQTIRALCSPPSAVCNLFAQIFGFTFHPRGRSVSLFTGTTPTPPCTSPHDPVRALTATTLCNAHS, encoded by the exons ATGGCGCGTGAATATAAAGGCAATCTAAATCATTATGATCTAAATAGTGACCGAAGACCGTGGCAGGGTCAAGGCGAAGACGAGGCTTGCACCGCCGTGGTTTTGCGCTGCGTGTTTTGTCATCTCCCTGCGCGAGATCTCTGGCGGTGCGGTGGCGTGAGTCAATCTTGGCGGCGTGCGTCTCTCGATGACGTTCTTTGGAGACGTCTCCTGCTACCTAATGCTACTCCCCAACTTTTACGATCTCTTAGACAAAaggtgataaaaaaaactttagatGAAAAcg GGGCCATTCCATGTTGTTGGCGGAAAGAGTATTATCGTTCGATAGTACAGTGGCGTCGATCTGCACTGAGCGCCTCCGATGTGCACTCTGCATCATTGATCTCAGCTTCATTACATTCTTCTAACCTCTATCTCGCACTAGTCGATGAAGACATTCAACTAACA GTTTGGgagaatataaatgagaaCATGGAATTAAACagtttacaaaacatttctaAGTGGGTTGTCCGTTGGGGAGGAATAGTCACCACATCGTGGACCAAGGTAGGACAGGTGCAATGGGCTCCGAGCACCCGCCGTCTACTAGTCATGGGACAACTAGCACTCACCGACCGCAGCGAGTTGCTCGTTCTTGAATTTAGTG AAGAATGGAAGAAAACGACTATCTGTAGGAGTTCGTGCGGGTCGAGCGGTGGCTGCTGGGTGGACGACACCTCATTTCTGGCACTACAACTACAGTGGTTAGCGCCCGGTATCGCTTGTACCACTGTATGGCTTACGGCCGCTTCACAG GAAACACAATCCGAACATATAGGTGTCACCACACCATTGATGCGAATTTATAACGAAGCATCTACACAAGTAAC ACATGTGTCAACCATCACGGTACCGACTAATGAATGCGCGTGGTTCCAAAAAGAGTTAGATGTTGAAATTGACAAAATCACCGAGCCAACAACTTCTTACTATCGAGCGCTACATCCG AAATGTGATAAAGCAGAAAAGTCGTCCCGATTACTGGTAGTGGCGTGTGGAGCGGCGGGTAGTGTGCGGGGCGAAGCGAATGCGGTTCAGGCCTGGATATTGCCGCGTGCTCTCACCCTCCCCCGGGTGAGTGTCCAAGACGCTCTCTCCGAGCGTCTTCACCGTCACCGCCAGAGGGCGCTTCTCCCACCTGAACCTGACGAACCTCCCGATGAACAAACCATTCGAGCACTCTGTTCTCCACCTTCAGCCGTTTGTAACCTATTCGCTCAAATCTTCGGATTCACTTTTCATCCTAG GGGGCGCAGCGTGTCTCTCTTTACCGGGACTACTCCCACTCCTCCATGTACCTCACCACATGACCCGGTCCGAGCTCTCACTGCCACCACACTATGTAATGCCCACAGTTGA
- the LOC116765259 gene encoding F-box/WD repeat-containing protein 5-like isoform X2 encodes MAREYKGNLNHYDLNSDRRPWQGQGEDEACTAVVLRCVFCHLPARDLWRCGGVSQSWRRASLDDVLWRRLLLPNATPQLLRSLRQKVIKKTLDENGAIPCCWRKEYYRSIVQWRRSALSASDVHSASLISASLHSSNLYLALVDEDIQLTVWENINENMELNSLQNISKWVVRWGGIVTTSWTKVGQVQWAPSTRRLLVMGQLALTDRSELLVLEFSEEWKKTTICRSSCGSSGGCWVDDTSFLALQLQWLAPGIACTTVWLTAASQETQSEHIGVTTPLMRIYNEASTQVTHVSTITVPTNECAWFQKELDVEIDKITEPTTSYYRALHPKCDKAEKSSRLLVVACGAAGSVRGEANAVQAWILPRALTLPRVSVQDALSERLHRHRQRALLPPEPDEPPDEQTIRALCSPPSAVCNLFAQIFGFTFHPRGGCMWVTTAGGAACLSLPGLLPLLHVPHHMTRSELSLPPHYVMPTVDDYYFISPLGRGSPLVCVWSVMSATRGPSLCHESPALAALLLPPSNNIHSLLVLTSEELFVRINNKSCFYH; translated from the exons ATGGCGCGTGAATATAAAGGCAATCTAAATCATTATGATCTAAATAGTGACCGAAGACCGTGGCAGGGTCAAGGCGAAGACGAGGCTTGCACCGCCGTGGTTTTGCGCTGCGTGTTTTGTCATCTCCCTGCGCGAGATCTCTGGCGGTGCGGTGGCGTGAGTCAATCTTGGCGGCGTGCGTCTCTCGATGACGTTCTTTGGAGACGTCTCCTGCTACCTAATGCTACTCCCCAACTTTTACGATCTCTTAGACAAAaggtgataaaaaaaactttagatGAAAAcg GGGCCATTCCATGTTGTTGGCGGAAAGAGTATTATCGTTCGATAGTACAGTGGCGTCGATCTGCACTGAGCGCCTCCGATGTGCACTCTGCATCATTGATCTCAGCTTCATTACATTCTTCTAACCTCTATCTCGCACTAGTCGATGAAGACATTCAACTAACA GTTTGGgagaatataaatgagaaCATGGAATTAAACagtttacaaaacatttctaAGTGGGTTGTCCGTTGGGGAGGAATAGTCACCACATCGTGGACCAAGGTAGGACAGGTGCAATGGGCTCCGAGCACCCGCCGTCTACTAGTCATGGGACAACTAGCACTCACCGACCGCAGCGAGTTGCTCGTTCTTGAATTTAGTG AAGAATGGAAGAAAACGACTATCTGTAGGAGTTCGTGCGGGTCGAGCGGTGGCTGCTGGGTGGACGACACCTCATTTCTGGCACTACAACTACAGTGGTTAGCGCCCGGTATCGCTTGTACCACTGTATGGCTTACGGCCGCTTCACAG GAAACACAATCCGAACATATAGGTGTCACCACACCATTGATGCGAATTTATAACGAAGCATCTACACAAGTAAC ACATGTGTCAACCATCACGGTACCGACTAATGAATGCGCGTGGTTCCAAAAAGAGTTAGATGTTGAAATTGACAAAATCACCGAGCCAACAACTTCTTACTATCGAGCGCTACATCCG AAATGTGATAAAGCAGAAAAGTCGTCCCGATTACTGGTAGTGGCGTGTGGAGCGGCGGGTAGTGTGCGGGGCGAAGCGAATGCGGTTCAGGCCTGGATATTGCCGCGTGCTCTCACCCTCCCCCGGGTGAGTGTCCAAGACGCTCTCTCCGAGCGTCTTCACCGTCACCGCCAGAGGGCGCTTCTCCCACCTGAACCTGACGAACCTCCCGATGAACAAACCATTCGAGCACTCTGTTCTCCACCTTCAGCCGTTTGTAACCTATTCGCTCAAATCTTCGGATTCACTTTTCATCCTAG agGGGGTTGTATGTGGGTGACCACGGCAGGGGGCGCAGCGTGTCTCTCTTTACCGGGACTACTCCCACTCCTCCATGTACCTCACCACATGACCCGGTCCGAGCTCTCACTGCCACCACACTATGTAATGCCCACAGTTGACGATTACTATTTCATATC TCCTTTGGGCCGCGGGTCCCCCCTTGTGTGCGTGTGGTCCGTGATGAGCGCCACTCGTGGCCCGTCCCTCTGCCACGAGTCTCCAGCGCTGGCTGCTCTGCTCCTACCTCCCTCCAACAACATCCACTCCTTGCTCGTACTCACGAGCGAGGAGCTCTTTgtgagaataaataataaatcctgtttttatcattaa